DNA sequence from the Nicotiana tomentosiformis chromosome 3, ASM39032v3, whole genome shotgun sequence genome:
ACAGCTTTTGCTGTCAATGGAATGTTAAGCGAAGCACATGAAGTTTTTAACCAAATGTCTGCTGAGGATAATCTAACTCCAAATTTTATTTCCTGGAGTGCTTTGATAGGTGGATTTTCAGCGAATGGATGCGACGAAGAGGCCATTGAAATGCTTTACAAAATGCAAGCTGTTGGGTTCCAACCAAATGCCCAAACGTTGGCAAGTATACTTCCTGCTTGTGGTAGATTGCAAATGCTATATTTGGGGAAAGCAATTCATGGATATCTGGCCAGACATGAATTGATGTCTAATTCTTTCGTTGTTAATGGCTTAATAGATGTGTACAGGAGGTGTGGGGATATGGGAAATGCATTCCGTGTATTTTCAATGTTCTCGACTAAAAATGATGTCTCTTACAACACCATGTTAGTGGGATACTTTGAGAATGGAGAAATTTCAAAGGCTCAAGAGCTGTTTTATCAAATGGAACGCGAAGGCAAATGGAAAGATATAATATCTTGGAATTCAATGATTTCAGGATATGTAAACAACTCTATGTTAGGTGAAGCTTTGAATATGTTTCACAAGGTGATGTGGAAGGAAGAAATTGAAGCAGATACCTTCACCCTTGGCAGTGCCCTTGCTGCTTGTGCTGATACGGGTTTATTACGACGTGGGAAGGAGATACATTCCTGTGCCATTGTTAGGGGCCTGCAAACAGATGCTTTTGTTGGTGGGGCACTTGTAGAAATGTATAGCAAATGCTTGGATGTGAATGCAGCTCAAAAAGTTTTTGATGAGGTGAATGAGAGGGATATACCAACATGGAATGCATTGATATCCAGCTATGCTCGTTCTGGTGAAATGTTTAGTGTCGAATGCACTCTCGAGAAGATGAAGGCAGATGGATTTGATCCAAATATTTACACATGGAATGGTATTATTGCTGGCCATGTTGAGAATGCTGGTAATGAGTCAGCTCTGCAGTTGTTTTTGGACATCCAATCCTCAGGTTTGAGGCCTGATATTTACACGATTGGAACAGTATTACCAGCCTGCGCAAGGTTAGCGACTCTCGACCGAGGAAAGCAGATTCATGCTTATGCAGTTAGGTGTGGATATGACTCAGACACCCACATAGGATCGGCTCTTGTGGACATGTACGCAAAATGTGGATGTGTCAAGCATGCTAGACTGGCTTATGATAACATTAAAAAGTATAACTTGGTCACAGAGAATGCAATGCTTACGGCATATGCTATGCACGGATATGGGGAGGAAGGAATTGATTTCTTCCGCAGAATGCTGGAAAATGGATTTATACCAGACGACATAACTTTCTTGTCAGCTCTTTCGTCGTGTGTCCATGCAGGTTTACTAGAGACCGGACTGGAGTTCTTCGACCTGATGGGATCTTACAATGCAAAACCGACATTAAAACACTACACATGTATGGTTGATCTTTTAAGTCGAACAGGTAAGCTTAATGAAGCATTGAAGGTCATTAAAGAGATGCCTTTGGAGCCTGATACAGTGATTTGGGGTGCCTTGCTTGGAGGCTGTGTTATCCATGGGAATCTTGAGGTTGGTGAAATTGCAGCAAACAAGCTCATCGAGCTAGAACCAGGAAACACTGGGAATCATGTCATGTTAGCAAATTTATATGCTTCTGCTAGAAGATGGGGTAATCTTACCAAAACAAGACAACTCATCAATGAGAGGAAAATGCACAAAAGTCCTGGATGTAGTTGGATTGAAGATAAAGGTGAAATACACGTATTTGTAGCATGCGATACATCCCATCAAAGAACAGATGAGATTTATCAAACACTAAATATATTGACAACACAAATAAAAGTAGAACATTAGAGTGCATTGTACTTCTGTATAGAACAAATAATTTACAAAAATTCACATTGTAAGATATTAATGTCACCAGAAATTAACTGGATCTTCCTCTTTGTGGCTTCTGCATAGCCTATTAGTCGACCCTTGTTACAAGGTTAGACTGTTGGTGAAACTGCTACTTCTCTGAGGCTTCTGCTCATTACATAATGACAAGATGCTGAAAGCCTTACTCGTCAATAAAGGTCTATGGACTCCAGTACTCTACGAGCTTGAATGTGTAAAGCTGTCAATCTCTGTTCTGGATCAAGTGTTGAACCAAATTGACTAGCTGCCCATATCAATGATGCAGATTTCTCACCTAGAAACCGCCTTATGTCTTCATGAATTGTCGCCATGGGAGGCCTCTCCCTCCCGTTTACATGTCCGATCAGAAGCAGTAGAAATTCTCCACACTTGAGCCTGGTGATATCAAGTTTGTCAGAACCATGCAAGCAAATTGGCGAAGAGAATTCTTGGATTTACGTTGGACAGTGTGTTTCATGATTTGCTTTATCTTTTCTCGACCGAAATGGAACTATAGCACTTTCCTATATGTCGAAGGCCACCACAAAATTTTCTCTAATCtacccgagagagagagagagagagagagagagagagagagagagagagagagagagaggggggggggggggggggtcagcGCAAAATTTATGAGGAGAGAAGGAAAGGGTCAATACACTAGAACTAGCATGCAGGATGATCTTGGAGGAAAAGAACGTCATGCACATTGCAATTTGAAAGAGACTTTATGTTGTAATTTAGAAACTGAGTTTGAAGACATGAAATACCTCAAATTTTCGTCTACTTGTTTGTCTCTAATCAGTATAGCGACGTCTTCAATGCCATTGCAAGCCTCGAAATCCTAGAACATCACCGGTCAATGTGGATAAAATCATGGGCTTATTTACTAAAGGAAGGAACCAATAACATAAAGTACACATCATGTGACGCTAAAATAGATATGGAACTGCTTAATTTCTTGAACTAAACCTATTTATTTAAAACCAGATTTATCTTTTATCTTGCATCCTTCAGTTAAATGAGGAACATATCTAGATGCAGTCACTTAGTAAATACCTTTTTGGATGATTTCATCAATAACTGAATATAGGAAATATTTACTACCAATCTCCTTCCAAATGAATACTACAGGAAAATAGAACTGTTCTATATCACTTCTGTCAAAAGTAAGTCAAAAGAAAAGATATCTACCGCCTGATTGGCAGATGAATCCAGCATTATAGCAATCAAAGCATCCAAGCATGCACCTTGTCCCAGTACTCCTCGGATTGATAGTATGTTCATCAAAACCTGCTTTTTTTAATTATGAAGTAAGGGTGTTTTC
Encoded proteins:
- the LOC104102109 gene encoding pentatricopeptide repeat-containing protein At2g13600-like, with the translated sequence MLEMVSLLEPIAQPLPLQPQYESLEFRATKVSFHKSKPTRQRHFPQPMSTSPAHFSPLDDLVNSSTYASVLESCKCPRLGKQVHAQALKNGFHGHEFVETKLLQMYGKCGCFNDAVLLFDKMRARNLYSWTAVLNVYLTNGLFEEAFECFQQVRFEDFDLEFFLFPVVLKICCGYGGIELGKQLHGIVLKYGFSSNIYVGNALIDMYGKCASLEDAKKFLSNMSERDCVSWNSVITAFAVNGMLSEAHEVFNQMSAEDNLTPNFISWSALIGGFSANGCDEEAIEMLYKMQAVGFQPNAQTLASILPACGRLQMLYLGKAIHGYLARHELMSNSFVVNGLIDVYRRCGDMGNAFRVFSMFSTKNDVSYNTMLVGYFENGEISKAQELFYQMEREGKWKDIISWNSMISGYVNNSMLGEALNMFHKVMWKEEIEADTFTLGSALAACADTGLLRRGKEIHSCAIVRGLQTDAFVGGALVEMYSKCLDVNAAQKVFDEVNERDIPTWNALISSYARSGEMFSVECTLEKMKADGFDPNIYTWNGIIAGHVENAGNESALQLFLDIQSSGLRPDIYTIGTVLPACARLATLDRGKQIHAYAVRCGYDSDTHIGSALVDMYAKCGCVKHARLAYDNIKKYNLVTENAMLTAYAMHGYGEEGIDFFRRMLENGFIPDDITFLSALSSCVHAGLLETGLEFFDLMGSYNAKPTLKHYTCMVDLLSRTGKLNEALKVIKEMPLEPDTVIWGALLGGCVIHGNLEVGEIAANKLIELEPGNTGNHVMLANLYASARRWGNLTKTRQLINERKMHKSPGCSWIEDKGEIHVFVACDTSHQRTDEIYQTLNILTTQIKVEH